In Escherichia ruysiae, a genomic segment contains:
- a CDS encoding nicotinamide mononucleotide deamidase-related protein YfaY, with amino-acid sequence MLKVEMLSTGDEVLHGQIVDTNAAWLADFFFHQGLPLSRRNTVGDNLDDLVTILRERSQHADVLIVNGGLGPTSDDLSALAAATAKGESLVLHEAWLNEMERYFRERGRVMAPSNRKQAELPASAEFINNPVGTACGFAVQLNRCLIFFTPGVPSEFKVMVEHEILPRLRERFSLPQPPVCLRLTTFGRSESDLAQSLDMLQLPPGVTMGYRSSMPIIELKLTGPASEQQAMEKLWLDVKRVAGQSMIFEGTEGLPAQISRELQSRQFSLTLSEQFTGGLLALQLARAGAPLLACEVVPSQEETLAQTAHWITERRANHFAGLALAVSGFENEHLNFALATPDGTFALRVRFSTTRYSLAIRQEVCAMMALNMLRRWLNGQNIASEHGWIEVVESLRLSPQ; translated from the coding sequence ATGTTAAAAGTGGAAATGTTATCCACCGGGGATGAAGTGTTACACGGGCAAATCGTTGACACTAACGCTGCCTGGCTGGCGGATTTTTTCTTTCATCAGGGATTGCCATTATCTCGCCGCAATACAGTGGGCGATAACCTTGATGATTTAGTGACCATTCTGCGCGAACGTAGTCAGCACGCCGATGTGCTGATCGTCAATGGCGGACTGGGGCCGACCAGTGATGATTTAAGCGCACTCGCCGCAGCGACAGCCAAAGGTGAAAGCCTGGTTCTTCATGAAGCCTGGCTCAATGAGATGGAACGCTATTTCCGCGAACGTGGTCGCGTAATGGCGCCGAGCAACCGCAAACAGGCGGAGCTGCCAGCCAGTGCTGAATTTATCAATAACCCGGTAGGCACCGCTTGTGGTTTTGCCGTGCAGCTTAACCGTTGCCTGATATTCTTTACCCCCGGCGTACCGTCGGAGTTTAAGGTGATGGTGGAGCATGAAATCCTGCCGCGCCTGCGCGAGCGTTTTTCTTTGCCGCAGCCGCCGGTTTGTCTGCGGCTGACCACTTTTGGTCGTTCGGAAAGCGATCTGGCACAAAGCCTGGATATGTTGCAACTGCCGCCAGGTGTGACGATGGGCTATCGCTCTTCCATGCCGATTATTGAACTGAAACTCACTGGACCGGCAAGCGAGCAACAGGCGATGGAAAAACTGTGGCTGGACGTTAAACGCGTCGCCGGGCAGAGCATGATTTTCGAAGGCACAGAAGGGCTGCCTGCACAAATCAGTCGCGAACTGCAAAGTCGCCAGTTCAGCCTGACGTTGAGTGAGCAATTCACCGGTGGTTTATTGGCTTTGCAACTCGCGCGCGCAGGTGCGCCATTACTGGCATGTGAAGTGGTTCCTTCACAGGAAGAAACTCTGGCGCAAACTGCACACTGGATTACAGAACGGCGGGCCAACCATTTTGCCGGGCTGGCACTGGCTGTTTCTGGTTTCGAGAACGAGCATCTCAACTTTGCGCTAGCCACACCAGACGGCACTTTCGCTCTGCGTGTGCGTTTCAGCACTACGCGCTACAGCCTGGCTATCCGTCAGGAAGTGTGCGCAATGATGGCACTGAATATGCTGCGCCGTTGGCTGAACGGGCAGAACATCGCCAGTGAGCATGGCTGGATTGAGGTTGTTGAGTCGCTGAGACTGTCGCCGCAATAA
- a CDS encoding YfaZ family outer membrane protein, whose translation MKKFALPVLAGMLLVSASANAISISGQAGKEYTNIGVGFGTESTGLALSGNWTHNDDDGDVAGVGLGLNLPLGPLMATVGGKGVYTNPNDGDEGYAAAVGGGLQWQIGDSFRLFGEYYYSPDSLSSGIKSYEEANAGARYTIMRPVSIEAGYRYLNLSGKDGNRDNAVADGPYVGVNASF comes from the coding sequence ATGAAAAAATTTGCGCTGCCAGTTCTGGCTGGAATGCTATTGGTTTCTGCATCGGCAAATGCGATAAGCATTAGCGGTCAGGCGGGAAAAGAATATACCAATATTGGCGTCGGTTTCGGTACTGAATCGACCGGTCTGGCATTAAGCGGTAACTGGACACATAACGATGACGACGGTGACGTCGCGGGCGTTGGTCTGGGATTGAATCTGCCGCTGGGACCGTTAATGGCAACTGTGGGCGGTAAAGGCGTTTACACCAACCCGAACGACGGCGATGAAGGTTATGCCGCAGCGGTAGGCGGTGGCTTGCAGTGGCAAATTGGCGATAGCTTCCGTCTGTTTGGTGAGTATTACTACTCTCCGGATTCGCTCTCCAGTGGTATTAAAAGTTATGAAGAAGCGAATGCTGGCGCGCGTTACACCATTATGCGTCCAGTCAGTATTGAGGCGGGTTATCGCTACCTGAATCTGTCGGGTAAAGACGGTAACCGCGACAACGCCGTGGCTGACGGCCCGTATGTCGGTGTTAACGCCAGTTTCTGA
- the ais gene encoding lipopolysaccharide core heptose(II)-phosphate phosphatase Ais, which translates to MLAFSGTSLKSKKYIYILLALGAIVGLGTHAAWSSNGLPRIDNKTLARLAQQHPVVVLFRHAERCDRSSNQCLSDKTGITVKGAQNARELGKAFSADIPDFDLYSSNAVRTIQSATWFSAGKKLTVDKRFLQCRNEIYSTIKELQSKAPDKNIVIFTHNHCLTYVAKDKRNVTFKPDYLDGLVMHVEKGNVLLDGEFVNR; encoded by the coding sequence GTGTTAGCTTTTAGTGGGACTTCGTTGAAGTCTAAAAAATATATCTACATTTTACTGGCGCTTGGGGCGATTGTGGGGCTGGGTACACATGCTGCCTGGAGCAGTAATGGTTTGCCGCGTATCGACAATAAAACGCTGGCCAGATTAGCGCAGCAGCACCCGGTTGTGGTTCTGTTTCGCCATGCGGAACGCTGCGATCGCTCCTCTAATCAATGCTTGTCAGACAAAACAGGCATTACGGTGAAAGGTGCTCAGAATGCCCGTGAACTGGGCAAAGCTTTTAGCGCGGACATCCCTGATTTCGATCTTTATTCCAGTAATGCCGTTCGGACTATTCAATCAGCGACCTGGTTTTCTGCTGGAAAAAAACTGACGGTAGATAAACGGTTTTTACAATGTAGAAATGAGATTTATAGCACAATTAAGGAGTTGCAAAGCAAAGCTCCAGATAAAAATATCGTTATTTTCACCCATAACCATTGTCTGACCTATGTCGCAAAAGATAAACGAAACGTGACATTTAAACCAGATTATCTGGATGGGTTGGTAATGCATGTGGAAAAAGGCAACGTTTTACTGGATGGTGAGTTTGTTAATCGGTGA
- a CDS encoding fimbria/pilus outer membrane usher protein, whose amino-acid sequence MNSLHLFCLHVVVTIVPLTLLQNSYAREVFNYKLLESGASESELEAIKNFDKNDGLVPGKYRVDVFMNNQRITRKDIDFVVDDKANKLLPVLSKKEYIAMGVANSPSASFATLADDDIVTNLENYIPFSSVRFEQSSLRLYLSVPQLAMNNAANGYIDPVLWDNGLPALFTNYYFSGSHNWQDGRSDNSSYLNLNNGINLGPWRLRNNINYNDGTWQNIDTYIWRNIPALTSKLILGDTWTDSAVFDSFQFRGVKLESNENMLPYSMRGFAPVIRGVAKSNAQVTIRQNNYIIYQSTVSPGPFELHDVSPVSSGGDMEVTVKESDGSEQKYIQASASIPVMRREGAMSYSLSGGEYRSSDNSHDKPGFAQATLIYGLPAGITLYGGTIFASDYRSGALGAGIDLQHFGSLSADITRSYSQTVDDSSQQGQSYRLLYSKNFSSTETNITLAGYRYSTENFYTFSEAQNNKEYDEDDAFSYRNNYNRHRRLQLTINQAIPSFGQFNISGYQQDYWGLGGKERSLSVGYSHSWENVSFSLSYLLTRMPDNNKNDQQLSLSVSVPLGKWLPGAHVNYNNTSSNSGHTLNSVALNGTALEDNNLSYSLQQSHGDQGYGGNTSLSYRSSKGVIGAGWNYSQDQRQLNYNMQGAIVLHPYGLTLAQSLGESSILVRAPDASGLGINRGTSVYTDWRGYSIIPYASAFQRNRIAINTQTLPSNVEIPEPVQEVIPTEGALVVANFSTRYGQKLLLTLMHKDKFVPFGAVVTAEDEQISTLVGRNGETYLSGAQANQKWQVKWGKSATESCQVRILPELLQTPQNMTNLIIATAACD is encoded by the coding sequence ATGAACTCCTTACATCTATTTTGTTTGCATGTTGTTGTAACAATAGTGCCATTGACACTGTTACAAAACAGTTACGCCCGCGAGGTGTTTAATTACAAACTTTTAGAGTCAGGGGCTTCAGAAAGCGAACTGGAAGCCATTAAAAATTTTGACAAAAATGATGGCCTGGTGCCCGGTAAATATCGGGTCGATGTTTTTATGAATAATCAACGCATTACACGTAAAGATATTGATTTTGTCGTTGATGATAAAGCGAACAAACTCTTACCTGTGTTAAGCAAAAAAGAGTATATCGCTATGGGGGTTGCCAATAGCCCCTCCGCGTCATTTGCCACGCTGGCAGATGACGATATCGTGACGAATTTAGAAAATTATATTCCCTTTTCATCAGTGCGCTTTGAGCAGAGTTCGCTGCGCCTGTATCTGTCAGTTCCACAACTGGCGATGAACAATGCCGCAAACGGGTATATTGATCCGGTTTTATGGGATAATGGATTGCCTGCGTTGTTTACAAATTACTATTTTAGCGGCTCACATAATTGGCAAGATGGTCGTTCAGATAATAGTTCATACCTTAATCTGAATAATGGTATTAATCTTGGTCCCTGGCGTTTAAGAAATAACATTAATTACAACGATGGCACCTGGCAAAATATTGATACCTATATCTGGCGAAATATCCCTGCGTTAACCAGCAAACTCATTCTTGGCGATACCTGGACAGATTCAGCCGTTTTCGATAGTTTCCAGTTTCGTGGGGTAAAACTGGAAAGTAATGAAAATATGCTTCCTTACAGCATGAGAGGTTTTGCCCCCGTTATTCGCGGCGTTGCCAAAAGCAATGCGCAAGTGACGATTCGACAAAATAATTATATTATTTACCAAAGTACGGTATCCCCAGGTCCTTTCGAATTACATGATGTCTCTCCTGTTTCTTCTGGTGGGGATATGGAAGTCACGGTGAAAGAATCTGATGGTAGCGAACAAAAATATATTCAGGCATCAGCTTCAATTCCTGTCATGCGACGAGAAGGAGCCATGTCTTATAGTTTATCTGGCGGAGAATATCGCTCATCTGATAACTCCCATGATAAACCCGGCTTTGCTCAGGCAACGCTGATTTACGGTTTACCTGCAGGCATTACCCTCTATGGTGGCACAATTTTTGCCAGTGATTATCGTTCTGGCGCATTAGGCGCAGGTATCGATTTACAACACTTTGGCTCGCTTTCAGCAGACATTACTCGTTCATATAGCCAGACGGTTGATGACAGTTCACAACAAGGACAATCTTACCGATTGCTTTACTCGAAAAATTTCTCCAGCACTGAAACGAATATCACGCTTGCTGGCTACCGTTATTCCACAGAGAATTTCTATACCTTTAGCGAAGCACAAAATAATAAAGAGTATGATGAGGACGACGCGTTTTCATACCGTAACAACTATAACCGCCATCGTCGGTTACAACTTACCATTAATCAGGCGATCCCCTCGTTTGGTCAGTTCAATATTTCAGGCTATCAACAAGATTATTGGGGACTCGGGGGTAAAGAGCGCAGCCTCAGCGTAGGGTATAGTCATAGTTGGGAAAATGTGAGTTTTAGCCTAAGTTATTTACTGACACGAATGCCAGACAATAATAAGAACGATCAACAACTCTCACTTTCTGTCAGCGTTCCACTAGGAAAATGGTTACCTGGTGCGCATGTTAATTACAATAACACCAGCAGTAATAGCGGTCACACTTTAAACAGTGTGGCGCTTAACGGTACTGCGCTGGAAGATAATAATCTCAGTTATAGTCTGCAACAAAGTCATGGCGATCAAGGTTATGGTGGCAATACGTCACTCAGTTATCGCTCCAGTAAAGGCGTAATTGGCGCAGGCTGGAACTATAGTCAGGATCAACGGCAATTAAATTACAATATGCAGGGCGCAATTGTTCTGCATCCGTATGGATTAACCCTTGCCCAGTCTTTAGGTGAATCATCGATTCTGGTGCGCGCGCCTGATGCCAGTGGGCTGGGCATTAACAGAGGAACGTCGGTTTATACCGACTGGCGAGGATACTCCATCATCCCTTATGCATCAGCATTTCAGCGCAACCGTATCGCCATCAATACGCAAACCTTGCCGTCAAATGTTGAAATACCGGAACCGGTACAAGAAGTTATTCCTACGGAAGGCGCATTAGTCGTAGCCAATTTTTCAACGCGATATGGTCAGAAATTACTTTTAACCTTAATGCATAAAGACAAATTTGTTCCCTTTGGAGCCGTAGTCACTGCTGAAGATGAGCAAATTTCAACCCTCGTTGGGCGAAACGGTGAAACGTATTTATCCGGCGCACAAGCTAATCAAAAATGGCAAGTCAAGTGGGGAAAATCGGCCACTGAAAGTTGCCAGGTTCGTATATTACCAGAACTACTTCAGACCCCGCAAAACATGACTAATCTTATTATTGCCACCGCAGCGTGTGATTAA
- a CDS encoding fimbrial protein has protein sequence MKIKIISTYKVTSREALLLLVILIAAFVPSLSFAKTCSYTSGGPALVSFSDISINSEYNKNTAPGTIIFDRSYHSSHSGQITCSDNYPDYSEGFATSPSTLVGSDICLFNVPLTNGKNSGVGIKIFYDLKNNNTTPNNYCMEYPKRTSTANKNNFSVEGNFRIQLKVIGELQGGEIDLSRFSNAGIWWNNIEAFSLEFSNTIINLHSLSCDLNTPDVPVSLSPAAGINSDTTFKGINSTSALVDFNIGLTCDPGTNVAIRFEGDTVSGSNNSILKLTQQNNSASGVGVQILDKNKNIIPLNQPDYVLQLSNIQQSATSLNFSARYIQTESNVTPGKADADATFYLSFP, from the coding sequence ATGAAGATAAAAATCATCAGTACTTATAAAGTTACAAGTCGTGAAGCGTTATTGCTGCTGGTTATTTTGATAGCAGCCTTTGTTCCTTCTCTTAGTTTCGCTAAAACATGTAGCTACACCAGTGGTGGACCGGCATTAGTTTCATTTTCTGATATTTCGATCAATTCTGAATACAATAAAAACACAGCGCCAGGAACCATAATTTTTGATCGAAGTTACCATTCCAGTCACTCAGGACAGATCACATGCTCAGATAATTATCCTGATTACAGTGAAGGGTTTGCCACTTCTCCTTCAACTTTAGTCGGCAGTGATATCTGTTTATTCAATGTGCCTTTGACTAATGGAAAAAATTCTGGCGTCGGCATTAAAATATTTTACGATTTAAAGAATAATAATACCACCCCAAACAATTACTGCATGGAATACCCTAAACGCACCAGCACTGCAAATAAAAACAACTTTTCCGTTGAGGGTAATTTCCGCATACAATTAAAAGTCATCGGGGAATTACAGGGTGGTGAAATTGATTTATCTCGTTTTAGTAATGCTGGCATTTGGTGGAATAATATTGAGGCATTTTCTCTCGAATTTAGCAACACCATTATTAATCTTCACTCATTGAGCTGCGACCTGAACACGCCTGATGTTCCAGTTTCATTATCACCCGCCGCAGGAATTAATTCCGACACCACCTTCAAAGGGATTAACTCCACTTCGGCGCTGGTAGATTTTAATATCGGACTAACGTGTGATCCGGGAACCAATGTCGCCATACGTTTTGAAGGCGATACGGTAAGTGGAAGTAATAATTCAATCCTGAAGCTAACTCAACAGAATAATTCTGCCTCTGGGGTTGGCGTACAGATCTTAGATAAGAATAAAAATATTATCCCCCTTAATCAACCTGATTACGTTTTACAGTTAAGTAATATTCAGCAATCAGCCACGTCGTTGAATTTTAGTGCGCGATATATTCAGACAGAAAGTAATGTAACGCCAGGAAAAGCGGATGCGGATGCGACATTTTATCTTTCGTTTCCGTAA
- the nudI gene encoding nucleoside triphosphatase NudI — MRQRTIVCPLIQNDGAYLLCKMADDRGVFPGQWALSGGGVEPGERIEEALRREIREELGEQLILTDITPWTFSDDIRIKTYADGRKEEIYMIYLIFDCVSANREVKINEEFQEYAWVKPEDLAHYDLNVATQKTLRLKGLM, encoded by the coding sequence ATGCGGCAACGGACTATAGTTTGTCCCTTAATTCAAAATGATGGTGCTTATCTGCTGTGTAAAATGGCCGACGATCGCGGCGTTTTCCCCGGACAATGGGCGCTGTCTGGCGGCGGCGTAGAACCCGGTGAGCGCATTGAAGAAGCATTACGTCGTGAAATCAGAGAAGAGCTGGGCGAGCAACTGATTCTTACTGACATCACGCCGTGGACGTTCAGTGATGATATTCGCATCAAGACATATGCAGATGGCCGCAAGGAAGAGATTTATATGATTTACCTGATCTTTGACTGCGTCTCTGCCAACCGTGAAGTGAAAATTAACGAAGAGTTTCAGGAATACGCATGGGTAAAACCTGAAGATCTTGCTCACTATGATTTGAATGTCGCCACTCAGAAAACATTACGTTTGAAAGGTCTGATGTAA